One Myotis daubentonii chromosome 3, mMyoDau2.1, whole genome shotgun sequence genomic window carries:
- the FNDC10 gene encoding fibronectin type III domain-containing protein 10, giving the protein MRAPPLPLLLLLLAACGPPPCAAAAPTPPGWEPAADAPWCPYKVLPEDAEAGAGRLCFRSPVRGFRCQEPGCAVHTAAGHSLRASVLRNRSVLVQWRLPPARARRVRAFMLDCSWRGAYTRFPCERVLLGASCRDYLLPDVHEGVRYHLCLQPLPLHAEHAAAEAFGPTECVEFVAEPAGMRDIVVAMTAVGGSICVMLVVICLLVAYITENLMHPAFGRPGLRRQP; this is encoded by the coding sequence ATGCGCGCcccgccgctgccgctgctgctgctgctgctggccgccTGCGGGCCGCCGCCCTGCGCCGCGGCCGCCCCGACGCCCCCAGGCTGGGAGCCGGCGGCCGACGCGCCCTGGTGCCCCTACAAGGTGCTGCCCGAGGACGCCGAGGCGGGCGCCGGGCGCCTGTGCTTCCGCAGCCCCGTGCGCGGCTTCCGCTGCCAGGAGCCCGGCTGCGCGGTGCACACCGCGGCCGGCCACTCGCTGCGCGCCAGCGTCCTGCGCAACCGCAGCGTGTTGGTGCAGTGGCGCCTGCCGCCGGCCCGGGCGCGCCGCGTGCGCGCCTTCATGCTCGACTGCTCGTGGCGCGGCGCCTACACGCGCTTCCCCTGCGAGCGCGTGCTGCTCGGCGCCTCCTGCCGGGACTACCTGCTGCCCGACGTGCACGAGGGCGTGCGCTACCACCTGTGCCTGCAGCCGCTGCCGCTGCACGCCGAGCACGCCGCCGCCGAGGCCTTCGGGCCCACGGAGTGCGTGGAGTTCGTCGCGGAGCCGGCCGGCATGCGGGACATCGTGGTGGCCATGACGGCGGTAGGCGGCTCCATCTGCGTCATGCTCGTGGTCATCTGCCTGCTCGTGGCCTACATCACGGAGAACCTCATGCATCCGGCCTTCGGGCGCCCGGGCCTGCGCAGGCAGCCGTGA